The following nucleotide sequence is from Ferruginibacter lapsinanis.
AGAATCTATTAAAAGCGTGCCAGTTGTTGTAATAGGTCCACCACTTAAACCATAGCCGGTTGATATACTGGTTAGGTTCCCTAACGGTTGCCAGTTAGGAGAGGAAGGTGTTCCGTTATTTACTTTAAACTTGCTATCGGTTGTATTATACACCAATAACCCTGTTGCAGGTGATGGAATAGCAGTTTGTTCGGTGGTAGTTAAACGGGGTATCAATAAACCTTTTGTTGTGCTGCTTATATCAAGCATTGCACTAGTGTCTGGCGAAGAACCGGTTTGATTGATCGCAATATTTTGAGCAGATACCTGTAAGAGAGATATTGCAAAAATTATTACACATAGAGGTTTCTTTAGGACTTTCATGATTGGATGTTTAGGCTGTAGTATTTTTTCGACGTACTAACACCTTAATAAACTCATATTAACAAAAAATATTGTTTAAAGCGTTCAGTTTTTATCAGTTATGATATTGTTTAAATAAAAAAGTGTAGAAAAATTACTATGACGAAATATCATTTAAATGGGGTTCTAATCCTTTGCCATATTGCCTTTTATCGTTTTTAATGTGATAAAATACAATATCAATTTTTGGAGTGGTATGATATTAAATTTTTTTTTTGAGTTGATCTGTCATTCATTAAAGACATAATAAAATGACTTGATATGTATAAGGTAATGATATAAATAACAAAATGATAGGGTTTCTACGCGTAGATTAAAATTTTTAATTTACTGATAATCAATATTTATAGCGGCAGCAATAAGAGTAAAACATTAAGTTTCATATGCAAATGTTTGAGATTATCCTGTTTTGGGAGTTGCATTACAATAGTGAAACTACGATTGCTAAAAAATGCTTCAAATACATATTAAACATATCTTACCAAGAATTAAGTGCAGAAATTTTGTTATATAATAACATCGGAGATAGCGCAATTATGCCTTGTACTGATCAGTCAGGATAAGATTGATATTACGGTCATTGTTGCTAATACACTAAAGAGCTTAATGTGCTATGCATGATAATGTAACAGACATAAAGAATAACAGAGGAAAAATGGTTTATAAATTCAATATATAGGCAGGCTATTTTTTATTAACTTACTTCACTAATTAAAATAATTTACTAAATATTCATCTGTATGTGGTCTAAAAACTTGCTAATAGTAGTATTGGTGTTGATCGCTACAACTGTTTCAGCACAAGTGATTAAAAGTCAGGCTGCATTCCGAATGTTGCAGACCGCTAATACTTTACTTGAAGCGAAACAATTTGAAGCTGCGGAAGAATATTATAGAAGTGGTTTGTTCAAAGCAATTCAAAATAAAGATTCATACTGCGAAGCATTTGCAAACGAAGGGCTTGGTAATTTATTTACAAAACTTGAGCAGCCGGATTCTGCGATCTGGCATTATCAGGTTGCGGTGAAATTATACAAAAACCAGAAGTTAACAGTAATTGCTACTCTTGTAGAAAGTCTATTAAAAAGTGTGCAGGGGATAGGAGATTTGTATGCCGGAATAGAAATAGGAGCTAAAGGCATTAAATTAAGTGTGATAGATGTAAAATTAAGTAAGGATAGAGAGTATGGGTATACTCTAAAACTGGATACTGCTATTAATACAGATGCGGCTTCATTGTCTTATCAAAGTGAGAAAGAAACATCAGATGCGGTAGCTATATTGCTGGATATTATTAACAGCAGATTTAAAATACCAGCGAATAAAATTTATGTTGTTGTTAGCAGTGGATTAAGACAAGAACTGGACAAATATAATAAGTTGGAGTATTTTGAATCAATCATACGTCCTAAAGGAATGGATGTTGCTATAAAAATCACGTCAATCACACCTGAACAGGAAGCAGAATTAAGTGTATTAGGAATCATACCGCAAAGACATCGGTTTACTGCAGGCCAGTTAGATATAGGGAGCGGCAATACCAAAGGAGGATATTTTACAGCTAATAAAATATTTGAGCCGATCACTTTTTCTTTAGGCACAAAATCTTTTCAGCGTTTGGTTGAATCAACAGCTAAAGGAGATGTTAATGATTTTGCAACAATGGCTGAAAAGTTATGGAATGACAGCTTGTCTAAATATGCTATCCGGGAATTCGTCAGTAAAAGAGAGATCAAATTAAAAGACATGCTTTATCTATCCGGAGGAATTGTCTGGGCCATTGTTTCTTTACAACATCCCGAAAAGATAAATGATAATTATGTAGAGATCACACCAAGTGAAATAGCTACATTCAAAAAGGAAATAGTTCAGAATTATGATAAGCTTACACATCCTGACCTTACAATCATACCCTCTCCTGAAGATGTAAAAGCTGCAGGTAAAAATATTGGTCGTGTGTTGAAAACATTTGATCAGAAAGCAATGGTAGCTGGAGCCATATGGCTAAATCATTTAATGCAGGAAATAACCACTATCAATCCTGCAAAGAAGATCATTTATCCAAAATATGGCTATGTAGGATGGATCAGCGGATATATTATCAAAAAGGTCACACAACAATACGTTGGACTTGTAAAGTAATTATTGAATGAGCCTTCCCATTATTTATTTCAATCAACAGAAAACTAAGAATATTGCAGCATTGATAATCATCATGTTGACTTTTTAAACAACATGATGTGATAAATGTCAACTGATGTTGTGATGTTGGTCATATAATATCGTTGTATCCTCAGATACATTTGTGTTGGCTATTATAAATATCAATAAAACCAACCTTATGCATTCTGCCGGTGAAAATTTCTATAAAAAAAATTATAGCGAAAATCTTGAGGCCGTTTCCGGCAATACAGATTTCATGACAAACTGCAACAAGTTTGAATCAGCAGACTCCACTGTTCAAATGAACAAGCAGAGAGAATATAAAGATAGCAATCTGTATGCGCTAATAAACAATACTAAGGATTTGATGTGGAGTGTTGATAGAAATTATCAGGTCATCACATTTAATCAGGCATTTATAGAAACAATCATAAAAATGTATCCGCAATCTTTGGATATTGAAGGCAATATAACGGCAAACGGAATCGGAGAGGGCATGGTCAATAAGTACAAAAAATATTTTGACAGGGCTTTTTCTGGTGAAATATTTACAGAAATAGAATATACAACTACTCCTGTTGAGCATTGGTCTGAAATATCTTTTTATCCGATACAGGAGGGAAAAAATATCATAGGCACTGCTTGTCATGCCCACGATATTACCCATCGCAAAAAAGCAGCAAGTAGAATTCTTTATATCAATCGTATATATGCCTTTCTAAGTCAGATCAATCAGACAATTGTTCGATCTGAAAATGAACAAATGATCTATAAAGAAGTTTGTCGTATTGCGGCTGAAATTGGAGAGTTCAAGGCAGCCTGGATTGGAATGTTTAACAAAGGAGATCAAACGATCAATTACATAGAAGGGTATGGTTTAAATGTTGCGGAGATTGACCAGCTTACTAATGCTGTTTATGATGATAATGGTCCGCAGCAACAGGTTTTACTAATGCAGAGATATTGTGTTTGTAATGATTTGCAGCATGAGTTGAGTTCGATAAGCCAGAAATTTTATATGCCGGCAGAAAGTTTTGGATCTATGATAGTATTGCCGATAAAAAAAAGTGGAGATGTTATCGGTACTATTAATTTATACGCATCAGAAAAAAACTTTTTTACTGCACGTGAAATTGCACTGCTTGAAGAAGCGGCTAATGATATTTCGTTTGCATTAGATGTTTTTGAAAAGGATAGGCTCAGGACTATTGCAGAGGGCAGGTTAAAGAAAAGTGAATTGCATTTAAATGAAGCGCAGGCTATTGCCCATTTAGGAAGTTGGGAATTGGATATTGCATCCGGCATTGCGATCTGGTCTGCGGAGGCGCTTGCTATTTATGGAATTCCACCGGAAGAAAATGCACAACCTGCCGATTCGTGGCTTACATTTATTCATCCTGATGATCTGGATGCTGTTATTAAAATAAATGAAGAGGCTAAAAGAACTTCCAGTGATATGTCTTTTTTTTATCGTATTCTGCAAAAAAAAGGAACAATAAAATACCTGTACTCACGTACTAAATTTCAATTCGACAGCGATGGGAATGTAACGGGTTTACGAGGAGTGTTTCAAGATGTTACTGAAATGAAGGCAACAGAAAAGGCGTTGGCGCAGGCTGAAGAAACACAAACAGAGTTATTGGCATTTAATCAACAATTGATAGACATATCTCCTATTGGTATAGCTTCTTACGATGCTGTAAAAGGTAAATGTGTATCAGCGAATGCCGCATTTGCGAATATTGTGGGAACATCCGTCAGAAGGATTTTGAGTCAAAATTTCAGACAGATTTCATCCTGGAAAGAATCGGGGTTATTAAAAGCAGCAGAAGCTACTTTGGAAAATGGAGAAATTCATTCTGATGAGATCAACTTGATCACAAGTTTTGACAAGAATGTGTGGGTAGTGTATAAGTTTATTAAGTTTATTAATAAAGGACGACCGCATCTCTTATTGTTAGTTCATGATGTAACAAAGAGGAAAACGGCAGAAAGATCATTAATGCAGAGCGAACTTCGTTATCGCCAGATCGTAGAAACTGCCAATGAAGGGATATGGATGATCGATGAGTATAGTAAAACGATCTTCGTTAATAAAAAAATGAACGAGATCTTTGAATATTCAGAAGCAGAAATGTTGGGAAAGGATATCTTTTATTTTATGGATGAGGCAGGAAAACAACTTGCAAAAGAGTCAATTAAAAGAAGAAAAGAAGGCATTGGCGATAACTATGAATTTTCATATATCACCAAAACAGGAAGACCTATCTGCACGAGGATTTCGGCTAATCCTATTTTTGATGATAATGGGAAATATAAGGGAGCTTTAGCCATGGTGGATGACATTACCGAGAAAAAAATATTAGAGCAACAATTACTGAAACAAAAATTAGCCGAACAGAAAAAAATAGCCAAAGCAGTTATAAGTGCTCAGGAAAAGGAAAGGACTGAAATAGGAGTAGAACTGCACGATAATGTAAATCAGTTGCTGGCCGCATCGAAATTGTATCTTAATCATAGTTTGACACAGGAAGCGTATCAGCCTTTTGTTACTAAAAGCATAGAATACCTGGGTACAGCTATGACGGAATTACGGAAACTATCACATGCGTTAGTCGGGCCTG
It contains:
- a CDS encoding PAS domain S-box protein; translation: MHSAGENFYKKNYSENLEAVSGNTDFMTNCNKFESADSTVQMNKQREYKDSNLYALINNTKDLMWSVDRNYQVITFNQAFIETIIKMYPQSLDIEGNITANGIGEGMVNKYKKYFDRAFSGEIFTEIEYTTTPVEHWSEISFYPIQEGKNIIGTACHAHDITHRKKAASRILYINRIYAFLSQINQTIVRSENEQMIYKEVCRIAAEIGEFKAAWIGMFNKGDQTINYIEGYGLNVAEIDQLTNAVYDDNGPQQQVLLMQRYCVCNDLQHELSSISQKFYMPAESFGSMIVLPIKKSGDVIGTINLYASEKNFFTAREIALLEEAANDISFALDVFEKDRLRTIAEGRLKKSELHLNEAQAIAHLGSWELDIASGIAIWSAEALAIYGIPPEENAQPADSWLTFIHPDDLDAVIKINEEAKRTSSDMSFFYRILQKKGTIKYLYSRTKFQFDSDGNVTGLRGVFQDVTEMKATEKALAQAEETQTELLAFNQQLIDISPIGIASYDAVKGKCVSANAAFANIVGTSVRRILSQNFRQISSWKESGLLKAAEATLENGEIHSDEINLITSFDKNVWVVYKFIKFINKGRPHLLLLVHDVTKRKTAERSLMQSELRYRQIVETANEGIWMIDEYSKTIFVNKKMNEIFEYSEAEMLGKDIFYFMDEAGKQLAKESIKRRKEGIGDNYEFSYITKTGRPICTRISANPIFDDNGKYKGALAMVDDITEKKILEQQLLKQKLAEQKKIAKAVISAQEKERTEIGVELHDNVNQLLAASKLYLNHSLTQEAYQPFVTKSIEYLGTAMTELRKLSHALVGPAQNEAIGLNLSLEELIQSIKAVKNIEINLNSVTFKENESEPALKLVIYRIIQEQLSNILKHAEATRVKIEIESKEEGLIVLISDNGKGFDVSAKREGIGLKNIKHRAGLYNGTVNIVSSPGNGCDMKIAFINN
- a CDS encoding tetratricopeptide repeat protein → MWSKNLLIVVLVLIATTVSAQVIKSQAAFRMLQTANTLLEAKQFEAAEEYYRSGLFKAIQNKDSYCEAFANEGLGNLFTKLEQPDSAIWHYQVAVKLYKNQKLTVIATLVESLLKSVQGIGDLYAGIEIGAKGIKLSVIDVKLSKDREYGYTLKLDTAINTDAASLSYQSEKETSDAVAILLDIINSRFKIPANKIYVVVSSGLRQELDKYNKLEYFESIIRPKGMDVAIKITSITPEQEAELSVLGIIPQRHRFTAGQLDIGSGNTKGGYFTANKIFEPITFSLGTKSFQRLVESTAKGDVNDFATMAEKLWNDSLSKYAIREFVSKREIKLKDMLYLSGGIVWAIVSLQHPEKINDNYVEITPSEIATFKKEIVQNYDKLTHPDLTIIPSPEDVKAAGKNIGRVLKTFDQKAMVAGAIWLNHLMQEITTINPAKKIIYPKYGYVGWISGYIIKKVTQQYVGLVK